A window from Pseudomonas frederiksbergensis encodes these proteins:
- a CDS encoding acyl-CoA dehydrogenase C-terminal domain-containing protein has product MPEYKAPLRDMRFLIDHVFDFHSNYAALGATDASPDMVNAILEEGAKFCENVLAPLNRSGDEEGCHFDNGVVTTPTGFKQAFAQYVEGGWHGLAADPVYGGQGLPSSLGLVISEMVGSSNTSWGMYPGLTHGAMSAIHAHGTEEQKQTYLSKLTAGQWTGTMCLTEAHCGTDLGIIKTRAVPAADGSYAISGSKIFISAGEHDMSENIIHLVLAKLPDAPAGTKGISLFIVPKFLPNDEGQAGERNGVSCGSIEHKMGIKASATCVLNFDDAKGFLIGEPNKGLNCMFTMMNHARLGTGMQGLCLGEASFQGAIKYANDRLQMRALTGPKAPEKAADPIIVHPDVRRMLLTMKAFNEGNRALTYFTAQLLDVAHLSADETARQEAEDLLAFLTPICKAFMTDTGLEVTNHGMQVFGGHGFIREWGMEQLVRDCRIAPIYEGTNGIQALDLLGRKVLGSQGKLLRGFTRIVHKFCAVNAGHPQLSNYVAQLDDLNQQWGEVTTKVGMAAMKNPDEVGAASVDYLMYSGYIILGYLWLRMALVAQEQLDSGSGDADYCQAKLATSEFYFKRLLPRTAAHRAAIEAGSDCLMKLPAELFAL; this is encoded by the coding sequence ATGCCTGAGTACAAAGCTCCCCTGCGCGACATGCGCTTTCTGATCGACCACGTCTTCGATTTTCACAGCAACTACGCCGCGCTGGGTGCCACTGATGCCAGCCCGGACATGGTCAATGCGATCCTCGAAGAAGGTGCGAAATTCTGTGAGAACGTTCTTGCACCGCTGAACCGCAGCGGCGACGAAGAAGGCTGCCATTTCGACAATGGCGTGGTGACTACGCCTACAGGCTTCAAGCAAGCCTTCGCACAATATGTGGAAGGCGGCTGGCACGGTCTGGCGGCTGATCCGGTTTACGGTGGCCAGGGGTTGCCGAGTTCGCTGGGGCTGGTCATTAGCGAAATGGTCGGTTCCAGCAACACCTCCTGGGGCATGTACCCCGGTCTGACCCACGGCGCGATGTCGGCAATCCACGCCCACGGCACCGAGGAACAGAAACAGACTTACCTGAGCAAGCTCACGGCCGGCCAATGGACCGGCACCATGTGCCTGACCGAAGCCCATTGCGGCACCGACCTGGGCATCATCAAAACCCGCGCCGTACCTGCGGCCGACGGCAGCTATGCGATTTCCGGCAGCAAGATCTTCATCTCCGCCGGCGAGCACGACATGAGTGAAAACATCATTCACCTGGTGCTGGCGAAACTGCCGGACGCCCCGGCCGGGACCAAGGGCATTTCCCTGTTCATCGTTCCTAAATTCCTACCCAACGACGAAGGTCAGGCGGGAGAGCGCAACGGTGTTTCCTGCGGCTCGATCGAACACAAAATGGGCATCAAGGCCTCGGCTACCTGCGTGCTGAACTTCGACGACGCCAAGGGCTTCTTGATCGGTGAGCCGAACAAGGGCCTGAACTGCATGTTCACCATGATGAACCATGCTCGGCTGGGCACCGGCATGCAGGGTTTGTGTCTGGGGGAGGCAAGCTTTCAAGGCGCGATCAAGTACGCCAATGATCGCTTGCAGATGCGCGCGCTGACCGGCCCGAAAGCGCCGGAAAAAGCCGCCGATCCGATCATCGTTCATCCTGATGTGCGCAGGATGTTACTGACCATGAAGGCCTTCAACGAAGGCAACCGGGCGCTGACTTATTTCACCGCGCAATTGCTCGACGTGGCGCACCTGAGCGCGGATGAAACGGCGCGTCAGGAGGCCGAAGACCTGCTGGCATTCCTCACGCCGATCTGCAAAGCCTTCATGACCGATACCGGGCTGGAAGTGACCAACCACGGCATGCAGGTGTTCGGTGGTCACGGTTTCATCCGCGAATGGGGCATGGAGCAGTTGGTACGCGACTGCCGGATTGCACCAATCTACGAAGGCACCAACGGCATTCAGGCGCTGGACTTGCTGGGCAGAAAAGTCCTCGGCAGCCAGGGGAAACTGCTGCGCGGGTTCACCAGAATCGTCCACAAGTTCTGTGCGGTAAACGCCGGACACCCGCAACTCTCCAACTACGTGGCGCAGCTCGACGACCTGAATCAGCAGTGGGGAGAGGTGACCACCAAAGTCGGAATGGCGGCGATGAAAAATCCGGATGAAGTCGGCGCGGCGTCGGTGGATTACCTGATGTACAGCGGTTACATCATCCTCGGCTATCTGTGGCTGCGCATGGCGCTGGTCGCTCAGGAGCAGCTCGATTCGGGTAGTGGCGATGCCGATTACTGCCAGGCAAAACTGGCGACCAGCGAGTTTTACTTCAAGCGTTTGCTGCCACGCACGGCGGCTCACCGGGCGGCCATCGAGGCAGGCAGCGATTGTCTGATGAAGCTGCCAGCGGAGTTATTCGCACTATAG